The Paenibacillus swuensis genome contains the following window.
CGACAAATCCTCCGGGACACTCAAGCCCGCCTGACGCACGGCATCCAGCAACCGAACCGCCAGCTCGTCGTTGTAACACACGAACGCGGTTGGACGATTCTCCCCGGTCAGCATGGCCAGAGCTCGTTCAAACGGCTTCGCTCCTTTCTCCCCGCTGCTATAATGAACAACGCGCGCAGGAGGCACAGCCATGCCCCGTTGCGTAAAAGCTCGAATGAATCCCCGCAGGCGATGAACCCCTTGCAAATCATCTGTTTTGAAAAAACCGGCAATTTCCGTATGTCCCAGTTCCATCAAATGCTCCGCCGCCATGTACCCTCCCGCTTCGTCATCCGTCTTCACGCATGGACACTGAAGCTCCGGGTAGCGTTCATTAATCATGACATAGGGAATACCGTGGTAATCCAGGGACAGATAGTAGTTCAGATTCGGATTCCCCTGCGCGCTCTTCGTCGGCTCAATAATCAGTCCCTTTAGCGGCCTCCCCAGCATCATGCGCAAATTATCCTGCTCCCGCTCCTTATCCTGATCCGTGCTGGACAAGAGCATGCCGTAGCCTTTACCCCGCAATGTCGCCTCCGCTCCCCGAACAATATGCGGAAAGATGTAATCCGAAATATGCGTAGTCACCATCCCCACCGTCGGTTGCTCCTCGTATACCCGTGTCTTAGGCTCCTTGACGAAAGTGCCTTTCCCCTGAATCCGGTAGAGCCATCCCTCCTGCTCCAGTTCCCCCAAGGTTTGACGCACCGTCTGCCGGCTCATGCCAAAGCGCCCCGCAATTTCATTCTCTGACGGCATCTGCTCGTTAGCGGTTATTTGCCCCGTGTGGAGCCAGTTCAACATTTCTTTTTTTAATATCAAGTATTTCGGTAAAGCCTTTTCTGGATCCCGTTCCTGATCTTTATCTTTCATCGTGCACGCACCTCTGAGGCTAATCCCGCCATTTTTCGCTCATTATATCACAACTTGTATGTACATGTTAGCTGTCTGCCGTCAAACTATAAAGAAGTAAGTGGAAACTTTGATAAATAAAAAAAGACAGCCCCTGCAAAGCTAGATACTCTCCAAGGGGCATATCTGTTTATTTGTCAAAATAGAGTCCCAGATCGTCCAGCATGATGCTCCCGGGGCCATTTTGAAATTGAAATTGGATGTGTTCTATCGGAACAACTTGCGCTGTACCTTCATGAAATTGAAAGGCGTACAAGGGAATTCGGAAGGTTTGAAACACCGGTTCAGAAGATTCCTTGTATTTCGCGTCTTTCATGCGTTGTTCAAGCCACGGCACGCGAGTGAACGTCGTTGGTCGGAGGTTGGGTACCGGCATCAAGGACGACAAAGGGATGGAAAACTTGCTGCCTTTCTCGCTCATAAGCTGAATCGTTACATCCGGTGCGGATCGATATCCGTTTTGGTTTCTGTACAGGTTGGCCAGTGAAAATGTAATGGACTGGGGTCCGGGTAATCCGCTGTAATGCCACTGTAACTTCGTCCTCTCTGAAAGCTCAACAGTATAGGAACCTGCCGATTTCCATTCCAGAACAACGCCGCGCGTACCTTTGGATTTGCGATCACGGTTCAACGCTTCTTCTTCCTGCCATTTCATTCCCGGATCGGCTGAAGCGCTGGCTTGTCCTCCGGCTAACATCGTGGTCTTGTTCCGATCCTCGTCGTATCTGGCCAAAGCCTGTATGCCTCCGTCTTCATAACGATTCACATACGTGGCTTTCGGCAGCCAATGCAACGCATGTCGGTAATCTTGAAACATGGACTTATAGACCGTGTTATCCAACAAAGTATGCTCGAGAAAAGCGCTGACATACACCTTCGCCACATGCTGTTGGTCTTGCGCTTTCAGCATCCCTTTCCGGCTTAGCAGGATCCCGTCGGGCATACTGTTGTCCATGGAACCCCATGCCGTGTTAAATTGGCTGTGGTTAGCTTCGGCGATGTACAGAGAGCTTTTGAAAGAACCGGAACCGGAACTGTAACTGCTCCTGTTATATTGCTCGTCCCCGTTAAAGTTGTTGACGTCGCCGTCCATCGCCCCCTGCAAAGTTAAGTAGGATGTGTTATGAAGCCTCGCAGCCGTATGATCTACGGTGGTGTCGGTAGGAGCAATGGCAACAACAGATTGTATATTTATTTCTTGCAACAAGTCCTTCAAACTCTCATCTTTAGCAAACCACCGCGACGCATCCGCCGCCATCGCAGCCGCCTGACCGCCTCGGGAATGTCCCAGGAGAGCGATTCGATTCATATCCACTTTGTTCTGCAGAACCGAACCTTCGGTACGATCTTGCTCACGGATCATCTGAAGATGCTTCAGAAGCATCCACGCGCGAACTTTCATATCCTGCTTCGGTATACCGGACCACACGGAATAGTTGAGGAAATTCTCATCAACGGAGATGGCCATGATTCCTCTGGAAGCCAGAAGCTCGCCTAAATAGCCGTAGCCCCCGTCGGAAAACTGCTCCATTAAATGGTTGCCGTGCACCATAAGCACTAAAGGAAATGGCCCTTCCCCCTCAGGCAGCCAGACCCGGCCGTTCACGGGCAGAGCCCGCTGGTCGAAGCCCCAAAACCATTGCTTCCACCGGTTCCACTTGGCAATGTAGGCCGAGGCATCGACCGAGGAGGTCACGAAATCGGCATCTTGCGCGAACGCGTCGCGATGCCGGTCATGGCCGCTGCCGTACGTATAGTACCGGTAGCGGAACGGCCCCGGCGCCGCCGGGTCGGCGGCCGTCAGCTGGCCGGGCGCGCCGATGCCGTTGGCGGTGTCCGCATCGGCATTGGCATCGGCGCTGGCGTCGGCGCGATCGGCCGCGGGCGCGTCTCCGCCGGCGCGCCCCGTGATACCGGCCTGCGCCAGCCAGGCCGGCACAGCCGCTGACGGCGCCAGCCACGCCGTCAGCACCAGCGCCGCCGAAAGCGCGGCTGCCGCCGCTTTCGCGGGCGCGGGCAGGCGGCGGCTGAGCAGAAGCGCCGCCCCCAGCCCCAGCAGCTCGCCGGCCAGCGTGACGGCGAGCGCTACGACCGCGGCCTCGAGCTCGCCGAGGTCCGCGACCTGGAACACGGTATACGTGACCGCGGCCGTATACAGCAGGAACCCCGTGTGAAACCGGGGCACGGGGATATAGAGAATCGACAGCAGAAAGGCGATGACATAGGCGGCAAGTACGCTGGCTAAGCCGTTTAATACAAGAATGACTGCAACATCAATACCTGCGCCAAAGCCTGTCGGCATGCCCAAGACAGCGCACCCCATGACAACACAGCTGACTAACCAGAGCACAACGGAAACTACCCGCCACAGCCGGTAATCATAAGCAGGCATCTTCTCCGTACGGGAGAACAACCAGTCCGCAAAGCGGGTCAACGGCTTGCGTTCAAGCTGAAATAATTGCATCTATGTTCGCTCCTAATATGGATGTATGACCAAGTAAGTTAACCTCTTTTCATTATAGGGATGGGGACCGTGTTAATAAAGACCAAATGTTGTAAACTAGGAATATGAGCCTTCAGGCAAGAACCACTATGTACACCAGATGAAAGGTAAGACTATGCATAAACCCACTGCTCGTTTTCTGTTACCTGTTCCGGAACAGCCCATTCCTTTATATTTAGACAGCGCCGGATTCAATGAATTCCAGGAAAGCATCTCCCGTCCGGACGGTTATCCGTGCTACCACTGGCTGCAAACGGTCGCAGGGGCGGGACGCATCCGCATGGAGTCCAACCAGTACATCCTGCCTCCTCAACATGGTTTATTACTGTTGCCGGGCGTTCCGCATCGTTATGAAGCGGTGGACACCGAATGGTCCACCTATTACCTCACCTTTGACGGAGCCATGGTAAACGAAATTGCTAACACAATCGGTCTCAGGTTCTCTTCCATTTATCACTGGCCCGAGGACAGCAGCTTCCGCACCCTGCTTGCATCCGTTGTGGAAAATTGCTCCAAGAATCAGGACATTACCGGCCTTGATCATTCCATGGATGTGTACCGGTTTCTGATTGAACTCAAGAAGCATGGCAAAGTGGACAACCAGCCCTCCCTTCACAGTCTGAAGGAACGCTTGTTGCCTTTGTTGCAATACCTGGATTCCGAATATCGCGACCCGGATGTGGAAATGAGCGACATGGCTCATGTCATGCAGCTTTCCTCAAGACAGCTCAATACGCTGTTTCGCAAAGCGTTCGGGTACACGCCTTACCAATACTTGATCTCATTGCGCCTGCTGAAAGCTAAACAGTTCCTCATTATGGATCGCAATCTTACCGTTGCCAATATTTCGTCAATGGTCGGGTTTCGCGAACCGAGTCATTTCATCTCCACTTTTCGTAAATCCGAAGGGATGACACCGGAAAAATTCAGAGCGATGCACGGAAGCCCGGGGTTATAAACTCCCGGGCTTCTCTGTTATGGCTCTTACATGGTCGCGGTAATGATTCGGCGTCGTGCCTGTTATATTCTTGAACACGCGATTGAAATGCCGGATGTTGCTGAAGCCGGTTCGTTCCGCAATAACGGCAATCTTCTCATTCGAATAAGCTAGCCTCTTCTTGGCATCATCCACACGCATGTCGGTCCAGTATTCCACGAATGATTTCCCCGTGCGTTGTTTAAACAGCGTGCTGAAGTATGCCGGATTCAAATATACTTGGTCCGCCACTTCTTTAAGGGTTACCGGTTCCTGGTAGTGCCGGGCCAAATATTCAATCGCTTTATGAATCGGATCGTTATCGGTTTTTCCGTGACTCTCCGCCACACAGCGGGTCAACTGACCGAGCGTTTCTCTGCATGCGTCAATCAGCTCTGATCTGGCGGTAATCGCACAGATCTCGAACAGTAAAGCTTGAATATTCTTCTCGCCCAACCACTGCTTCCCGATACCCAGTTTCTCGGCAAGTTCATAATAATACAACAACAATTTACAAATTTGTTGTTGTATGACCTCGGGATTTTTCGCGTGTTGACATAATTCCGTGATGACCTGTTGGACTCTTCTTTCCGTTTCTTCCGTTTTCCCTTCATGAATGGACGCTTCTAATGATTCCCAGGACCACGGTTTCACTTCCGGTGCCAGCTCCTCCTTCATCGCCGTAGAATCATAACGCAGAACCCGGTCGCCTCCCAGAATCAGTCGGTATAACAGCGCGATCTTGGCTTCATTAAACGACCTTGAAATGTCATGGATTCCCTGAACCGTCCGTCCGATGCCGATCGTTACTGTCAGACTGGACAAGGAAATCATTCGCCTGCGAATTCCCTCGGCCAGTTCCGAGACCATGTCCTCCGATGAATGAATCTCTTGCAGGTTCAGCAGGGCGACAACTTCCGTCTCCGACAGGATAAAGCAGAACCCCGTCGTTCGTTGGTTTAGCAGTTCCTGCACAACCTGTTGAATATACAGCTGAAATAAGGAGGGATCCGCTTGGTTGTAGCGGTCTTGATGCACCGAGTCTTTATCCAGTTTAATGATCATGCAGGAGAAGAAAGGAAGATCCAAGTGGACTCCGATACGATCCAATAGTTCCATATCGCGTTCTGTGACATATCCGCGGAGCAAGCCTGTCACCAGATGCTCGCTTGCATGCTGACGCATCTGCTTCTCGTCTTTAGGCTGGGCTTGCGTTTCCGGATCAATACCCGCATGCCTTGTCCCGGACGTTCTCGTCTCCTGCAACAATTCCTGCTTTAACTTCCCCAAGGTATTAAACAATTCTTCCCGTTCCACCGGTTTCATTAAATAGTCCCGCACACCGTTGCGCAATGACTGTTGCATATAGCTGAAGTCATCATATCCGCTCAGAACAATGATTAACACTTCAGGAAATCGTTCTTTTACGATTTGCTGAAGCTGTACGCCGTCCATTCTAGGCATACGAATATCGGTTAATACCACGTCCGGCCGACGTTCCTCCACCATCTGCAGCGCTTCATACCCGTCGGCGGCTTCGCCAACGATTTCCCATTCGAGGCCCAGAGAAGAGTTAATCATTAAGCTCAACCCTTTACGAAATATAGCCTCATCATCAACGATCAGAATGCGATGCATCTGTCGGCACCTCCTTTCTATCCCTGTATGGATGCTTAGCAGGCATAGTAACCGTCACTTTCATGCCCTGATAAGGCATGCTCTCAAACGTAAGCCCGTACGGTTCACCATAATGCAGCCGGATCCGGCGGTGAACGTTTAACAGTCCGTTTCCTGTCGTTTCGCCCAGTTCCTTCTGTGTCAAACGCATGCGCAACTGTTCCAGCTCCTGAATAGGCATCCCTATGCCGTCATCCGCCACAGTTATAATGAGTCTTTCGTCAATTTCCTGGCAGGTTAAGCGGATGGCACCGATGCCAACACCCTTATCCAGTCCGTGATTAATCGCATTCTCGACGAGAGGCTGGATCATCAGCGGGATGACCTGGCAGTCCAACACTTGATCGCCGGCTTCAAGCTCGAAGGAAATCCGATCTTGGTACCTCATCTTCTGAATGGTCATATACCCTTTCACATGCCCGATTTCGTCCTTTAACGTTACGATTTCTTTACGCCCGCTAAGCGAATATCTTAACAGCCGGCTTAGGTTATTGGCCATCGTGACAATTTCACGGTTCCCTTCCACTTCGGCGTACATGGATATAGATCCTAACGTGTTATAGAGAAAATGAGGGTTAATTTTGCTTTGCAACGCCGCAATCTGCGCATCTTTTTCCCTGATTTCGGTTTCGTACAACAGATAGCCGAGCTCGTTCAATTGAGATACCATTAGATTAAAAGCATTTCCCAGCTGGCCTACCTCGTCCCCGCTTTTTACCGGAAAGGATACTTTTAACTCCCCGTGCTCCACCTTCCGCATCAACGAACGCAATTTTCGTAAGGGCATCGTAATCCGGAAAGCGATTACCACCGTTAAGAGCACGGCCAGACTTATACATAACGTTCCGATCAAAAGAATAAAGTTACGTACGACAACACTGTCTTTCGTCAACTCCGTAACCGGGACTACCCCCACCGTTGTCCATTCCGTTACTTCTGAGTTGATATGCGCCACTAACAAGCTTTGACCGCCGATGTTTTTGTGAGCAACCCCTTCACCCCGGGTATCTTTCAGCGCAAGCTCCGGGTAGACCTCGGTCCTCTCTTTGCGTATGACCAAATCACCGGCACGGTCCGCGATATATAGAGATTCTTTACTGCCCAGACTCACTTGAGAGAGGATGTTCCTTACAGCCGTCGGATCAATATCAATGACGATATAACCCAGAGTCTTTCCGCTGTCAAAATTACGCAATTCTCTCGCAATCGAGAATACTTTATAGACGGAACCGCTGGTCGATTTCACTTCATGTGTCGTGATGAACGTCGGCTTGCCGAATCGGCCTTTAGCCTGCTCCAACCACTCGGTATTGTCATCCAGCTTATAGGTTGTAATGTATTGACTTTCGGGCAAAACCACGTAAGAGGCTCCCCGTTCTCCATAAAGAGACACCCCCATAATATCGACGCGACCGTTCAGAAACACCTTGGAAACAAAGTTGTTTAACTGCTCAATCTCCTCTAGAGCCAATGGTTCTCCTTCCTTGCGGTCCGAACCCAGGTATTCCAGAATTTCTTGATATTGGTAAGGCATCAGCGACAACCGGTTCAGTTCATTCATATACGTATCAATATTTAAAGTGACTTGCTTTAACGCCTGCAATTGATAACGCCCAACCTGCGCTTCCAACTTATCCGAGAAAGAGGAGAAGGCGACTACGCCGGTTATACCAAGCGGCAGCACAATCAACGCGATATTAATGACAATGAGCTTGCGGGCCAGCTCCAGATCTTTAAACCATTGGCGTAATCCGCCCCTTCGTCTCATAGTAACCACCTTACTTCAAGAGCTCCAAATTGATGAGTTTTACCGCTTTCTGCAACGTCTCTTCCGGCGTCTGCTGTGCGTAGATCATCTTCTCGAATTGTCGGATCATCAGCTCAACCAGCGCCCACTGTTTCGTGTGTTTAGGCCAGTACGCGACCGTATTGGCTGCTGCGGCGTAATCGCTCCGATATTTCAGTTCCTGAAAGGATGCTTCTTGCAACACCGAAGTTCGGCTCGGAACATGGCCCGCTTCTGACCATTTGGCGCCGTGATCAATCATCCAACGTGTAAAAATCATCGAAGCATCTCGTTTGGCCTCAGATATTTCATGACGCGCGGGCAAAGCCAACGTATGAGAATCCCCCCATGAAGCAGGCTTATCATATAGTGTCGGTAAGGGAACCACACCGAAATCCAGCTCTTCCACATGTTCCAGCGCGCCTGTAGCCCACATTCCGGTTATAAACACCGCTGCCTTGCCGTCATAAAACTGCTTGAACGCATCATTAATCCCTGCTGGAACCAAGCCTGTTCTGTACAAGTCATTCACATAATGCAGCGCGGTTTCAGCAGCTTTGTTATCGATGATCGCTTTCGTTCCTTCCGGATTAAAGAATACTCCCCCGCCTTGAATCTGATTGTACAGACTCCACCACAGCCAGACGGAATCGATCCGAGTGCTCGGTTGCGTTAATGGCGCCACGTCGGCCGGAACGTTTTGCTTAATCTTCTTCAAAAAAGCTGTGAATCCCTGAGTACCGGGGGCAATCACAGGTTTACCCCCGGCGTCCAGTACTCCCGCTTGTTTTAGATACGATTTGTTATAATACATGACTAACGCATGGGTATCCAGTGGAACGGCATAGGGCTTACCGTTAAATTCAGTTGATTTGCGAACCGCTTGGCCAAACTGATCCCAGCTTAACCCGACCTGCCTAGCGGGTTCGGTCAGTTCCTCTATATATCCGTTCTGAACAAATTGCGGCAAACTGGAAGCGTGGATCACGGCCACATCCGGGGCATTGCCCGACAAGATGGCGGTCCGCAGCCTGGAATAATAATCGTCCAACCGCGAATTCCGTTGCACCACCTGAATTCCCTGATGCTCTTTGTTAAATTGATCCACCATCTGCGTCATGAATAAATTGTCTCCGCCACTGAAGGGTGTCCAGTAGTCCAGACGCACTTCTTGTTGCGGTTCGGGCAGAGAATCCCGGGGCTCTCCGTCTTGTTGTTCACATCCTGCCAGAACCGTTACTGAAACACACAACACAAACAACATTATTTTGACACTATACTTCATATGATTTAATCCCGATAAGGCAATCATACCCGCGCCTCCCTCGGCTTTATTTACTCACATCCATATAATCCATATGAACGGAGTGTTTGGCATGTTCAAGTATAATCTCGTTCGGACCGGAGTTCAATTCAACTTCCAATTCATGGATAAGGTGCTGGTTCCGCTTTGTACTCTGCAAATTAAGTTCATAGTCTTTACCGTTAACTGAAACCTGCACATTAGCTTTCCCTCCGGAACTATTGGCGGCTGCAATGCGGAGTACATATGTCCCTGCAACAGGTACGCATACGTTGCTGAAGTTTATAGATGATGCTTTATCTGCCGGCAAGACCGCAATACCCGTGCCCGAAGCATAAGGATTTTCCTCCGTCTCCGCGTCTCCCTTGCCTTGAGCATCCTCGGCTTCGTACCTTGGAAATTCGACAGCTTCAACCTTTACGCCGGCAGGCAATCCATCCAGTATGAGGTCATTCAAACCATTGCCCATCTTCACCGAGACATAAGCGAAGCCCTTACCGTCCGTCTCAACGGAAGGTAACGACACTTGGGCAAAAGGCTGATCTTGAATACCAACATTCAATAAGGCATCTTTGCCCGTGTTGTTCGTGTAATGGATCAGCGTGGATATATTCGTTTCCACGGACGAAGGAACAGATTCGATTACAAGGGTTTCAGGCGATTCCTCTTGCGCAACCGGACGATACAAGCCTGTGCCGGATGGTACATGAATCGCGGTACGCAGTGACAAAGGTTCTCCAAATAAAGGATTCCCATTCTCATCCCATGTTACTTTCGCCGCTCTCGCTTTACGGTTGTTCCAGCCGTCGTCCTCCCTGCTTGTAGCGTGATACACGATCCATAGCTCCCTCCCGTCAGGAGATGACGTGAATGAATTATGGCCGGGTCCGTACACGCTTGCTTTCGCATTCATGGTCATCAGCGGCTTCTCTGCCTTGACCCAATCGGCGGCTGACAGCGGATCGCCGTTTTCTTTCAGGCTGAGCATACCCAAGCTGTAATAGGGGGTCCAACTGCCTGCACCGGAATAGACGATATGCACCCGGTCTTCATGATGAAGAATGGATTGCCCTTCCTGGATAAACGGCGGTCCTCCTGCCTGTTCCCAATCCATATCAGGCGTTGATAAGCGCACCCGCTCGCCGCTGATGGTTAAAGGATCGCTCATAGGCGCGATATAGGTGTTCTGTCGCTCATTCACGTCACCCTCCCATCCAGACCATACAAAATACAGCTTCTCCTTATATTCCATCACCAACCCGTCAATGGCCCATTTATCGCTGGCATCCCCAATCTGACCTTTAAACGTGTAAGCTCCCATCGGATCTTCGGTGTCGGCTTGCAGCGCGAACATGCGGTGATTTTCATTTAATCCGTCGTCGGCAGCGAAGTAAATATACCATTTCCCTTGAATCCATTGAATTTCCGGCGCCCAAAGCTCAGCAGAATAGGCTGTTCCCACATCGGGGAGCCAGACGATTTTCCGCTGTGCCTGCTTAAAGTCGATCGTTCTTGATTTCAGCACCATAATGTCCGTTCCGTTATGCGTGAAGGTCATATAATAATAGCCGTCTTTATAAACCACACTCGGATCCGGCGTATCCATGGGGCTGAGCGTATTCTTGAACGTCCCTCCGTGTCCGTTATACTCGCTTTGTGCAGCACCGGTCTCTTGATTGTTCATATATGAAAACCCCCAGATTATAATAGAAATTAACAATGCGGCACCAAGCGTAATCATTACTATTTTGCGTACAGAAGATGTCATGGCAGGCTCCTTAATCGTTCCTTTGGAATACGGCAGAAAGAGACCCAAAGGTCTCTTCAAGGCAACATATACGAATACAGAAATTACTTCACACCGGCTTGCGTAATCGCTTTAACGAAGGAGCGCTGCCCCACGATGAACACGATCATAACCGGTAACGTAGCAATCACAGTCATCGACATCAACTTACCATAGGCTTGCGTATAACTTCCTTGGGCCATCATGGCGATCCCCGCTGTAATCGTCCGCATCTCGGGAGATGTAGTTGCATAGAGCGGCCACACGAAATCGTTATAAATACTCATAAATGTGAAGATTCCCAAAGTAACCATGATGGAAACGGATGCGGGCAACAGAATTCGGGAATAAATATGCCACTTGTTCGCACCGTCGATCCGCGCGGCTTCCTCAATCTCTTTTGGAAACGAGGAGAAGAACTGATAAAGCAGGAACACGCCGAAAGCCCCCGCCGAATAGGGCAAAATCAAAGCATAATACGTATTGATCCAACCGAGCGAGTTAAACTCCATATACATGGGCAAGAAAGTTAGAATTCCAGGGATCATCATAGATCCGACGAAAACAGAGAACAGCACTTTGCGTAAAGGCAAATCATGAAGTCTGGCTAAAGCATAGGACGCCATGGAGCTGAACAGCAGAACGATACCGGTCCCCGCCAAACCTACAAACAGCGAGTTGGTAATCCAGCGCACAATCGGCACGTTCATTAACTCTCCGTTTAAACCTTCAATATAGTTATCCAGCGTCGGCTTCTTCGGGATGAAATTCATCTGTCCGGCCAGGGCTTCAAAGTCATTCTTGAAGGAGGTCGAGAGCATCCAGATCAACGGCATCAAAAACAGGATGGCAATAAACACCGCCAGGAGTGTAAGCACGAACTTTCTCATTTAAGCACCCTCCTTCCGGCCGTAAGCCAACCGATATTGAATGACAGAAACAATCATAATCAAGATCGCCATCAGAATCGCCATCGCTGAAGCGGAACCGATTTCCTTGCCTTTAAACGCCTGATCAAGGACATTCATCAACAGCACCTTCGTGCTGTCTCCCGGCCCGCCGCGGGTCAACAGAAACGGCTGCGCATAAACATTAAATGAAGCAATCGTGGATGTAATGAGAATGAACAGCATGACCGGACGAATCGAGGGCAAGGTGATGCTTGTGAATTTATGCCAAGCGTTCGCTCCGTCGATTGAGGCCGCTTCATAATAATCCTCTGGCACTTCATTTAATGCGTTGATGAAGATAACCATATTAAAACCGATGGTCCACCACAGGGTGGTCATGACAAGAGATACCCACACCCATGGCAATCCCGTCAGCCACGGCACGGGGTCCATGCCCCATTTGGCCAGTAAAGTATTAAGGAATCCCGCATTTGTATCGAACATCATCAACCAGATGACAGCCATAACGGAACCGGAGATCGCGTAAGGCATGAAGTAAAAGGTTCTGAACAAACCGCGAACGCGGCCCGGAAGCTGATTAACCAGCATCGCCAGCGCTAATCCGACCAATACCAGCAGGGGAACTGAATATAAGACGAATTGAATAGTGGTCCATAAGCCTTTGAAAAACTGTTGGTTTAAGTAGGAGCCGGGCGTGAAAATTTTGACATAATGAGCCAAGCCTACAAACTCGTGGTTTTCCGACAGGAGTTCAAAATTATGAAGGGATATATACACACCGTACAGAATCGGGAACAACAAGAATGCGCAAAAACAGATGA
Protein-coding sequences here:
- a CDS encoding GntR family transcriptional regulator yields the protein MKDKDQERDPEKALPKYLILKKEMLNWLHTGQITANEQMPSENEIAGRFGMSRQTVRQTLGELEQEGWLYRIQGKGTFVKEPKTRVYEEQPTVGMVTTHISDYIFPHIVRGAEATLRGKGYGMLLSSTDQDKEREQDNLRMMLGRPLKGLIIEPTKSAQGNPNLNYYLSLDYHGIPYVMINERYPELQCPCVKTDDEAGGYMAAEHLMELGHTEIAGFFKTDDLQGVHRLRGFIRAFTQRGMAVPPARVVHYSSGEKGAKPFERALAMLTGENRPTAFVCYNDELAVRLLDAVRQAGLSVPEDLSVVGFDDSTLATATEVKLTTIAHPKQELGVRAAELLIEMMERGSSGAVGQSPADVVFPPRLVVRESTRPV
- a CDS encoding alpha/beta hydrolase, producing the protein MQLFQLERKPLTRFADWLFSRTEKMPAYDYRLWRVVSVVLWLVSCVVMGCAVLGMPTGFGAGIDVAVILVLNGLASVLAAYVIAFLLSILYIPVPRFHTGFLLYTAAVTYTVFQVADLGELEAAVVALAVTLAGELLGLGAALLLSRRLPAPAKAAAAALSAALVLTAWLAPSAAVPAWLAQAGITGRAGGDAPAADRADASADANADADTANGIGAPGQLTAADPAAPGPFRYRYYTYGSGHDRHRDAFAQDADFVTSSVDASAYIAKWNRWKQWFWGFDQRALPVNGRVWLPEGEGPFPLVLMVHGNHLMEQFSDGGYGYLGELLASRGIMAISVDENFLNYSVWSGIPKQDMKVRAWMLLKHLQMIREQDRTEGSVLQNKVDMNRIALLGHSRGGQAAAMAADASRWFAKDESLKDLLQEINIQSVVAIAPTDTTVDHTAARLHNTSYLTLQGAMDGDVNNFNGDEQYNRSSYSSGSGSFKSSLYIAEANHSQFNTAWGSMDNSMPDGILLSRKGMLKAQDQQHVAKVYVSAFLEHTLLDNTVYKSMFQDYRHALHWLPKATYVNRYEDGGIQALARYDEDRNKTTMLAGGQASASADPGMKWQEEEALNRDRKSKGTRGVVLEWKSAGSYTVELSERTKLQWHYSGLPGPQSITFSLANLYRNQNGYRSAPDVTIQLMSEKGSKFSIPLSSLMPVPNLRPTTFTRVPWLEQRMKDAKYKESSEPVFQTFRIPLYAFQFHEGTAQVVPIEHIQFQFQNGPGSIMLDDLGLYFDK
- a CDS encoding AraC family transcriptional regulator → MKGKTMHKPTARFLLPVPEQPIPLYLDSAGFNEFQESISRPDGYPCYHWLQTVAGAGRIRMESNQYILPPQHGLLLLPGVPHRYEAVDTEWSTYYLTFDGAMVNEIANTIGLRFSSIYHWPEDSSFRTLLASVVENCSKNQDITGLDHSMDVYRFLIELKKHGKVDNQPSLHSLKERLLPLLQYLDSEYRDPDVEMSDMAHVMQLSSRQLNTLFRKAFGYTPYQYLISLRLLKAKQFLIMDRNLTVANISSMVGFREPSHFISTFRKSEGMTPEKFRAMHGSPGL
- a CDS encoding response regulator yields the protein MHRILIVDDEAIFRKGLSLMINSSLGLEWEIVGEAADGYEALQMVEERRPDVVLTDIRMPRMDGVQLQQIVKERFPEVLIIVLSGYDDFSYMQQSLRNGVRDYLMKPVEREELFNTLGKLKQELLQETRTSGTRHAGIDPETQAQPKDEKQMRQHASEHLVTGLLRGYVTERDMELLDRIGVHLDLPFFSCMIIKLDKDSVHQDRYNQADPSLFQLYIQQVVQELLNQRTTGFCFILSETEVVALLNLQEIHSSEDMVSELAEGIRRRMISLSSLTVTIGIGRTVQGIHDISRSFNEAKIALLYRLILGGDRVLRYDSTAMKEELAPEVKPWSWESLEASIHEGKTEETERRVQQVITELCQHAKNPEVIQQQICKLLLYYYELAEKLGIGKQWLGEKNIQALLFEICAITARSELIDACRETLGQLTRCVAESHGKTDNDPIHKAIEYLARHYQEPVTLKEVADQVYLNPAYFSTLFKQRTGKSFVEYWTDMRVDDAKKRLAYSNEKIAVIAERTGFSNIRHFNRVFKNITGTTPNHYRDHVRAITEKPGSL
- a CDS encoding cache domain-containing sensor histidine kinase, whose protein sequence is MRRRGGLRQWFKDLELARKLIVINIALIVLPLGITGVVAFSSFSDKLEAQVGRYQLQALKQVTLNIDTYMNELNRLSLMPYQYQEILEYLGSDRKEGEPLALEEIEQLNNFVSKVFLNGRVDIMGVSLYGERGASYVVLPESQYITTYKLDDNTEWLEQAKGRFGKPTFITTHEVKSTSGSVYKVFSIARELRNFDSGKTLGYIVIDIDPTAVRNILSQVSLGSKESLYIADRAGDLVIRKERTEVYPELALKDTRGEGVAHKNIGGQSLLVAHINSEVTEWTTVGVVPVTELTKDSVVVRNFILLIGTLCISLAVLLTVVIAFRITMPLRKLRSLMRKVEHGELKVSFPVKSGDEVGQLGNAFNLMVSQLNELGYLLYETEIREKDAQIAALQSKINPHFLYNTLGSISMYAEVEGNREIVTMANNLSRLLRYSLSGRKEIVTLKDEIGHVKGYMTIQKMRYQDRISFELEAGDQVLDCQVIPLMIQPLVENAINHGLDKGVGIGAIRLTCQEIDERLIITVADDGIGMPIQELEQLRMRLTQKELGETTGNGLLNVHRRIRLHYGEPYGLTFESMPYQGMKVTVTMPAKHPYRDRKEVPTDASHSDR